The following proteins are encoded in a genomic region of Cellulomonas sp. ES6:
- the hisI gene encoding phosphoribosyl-AMP cyclohydrolase, with protein sequence MAQHPAPDTSRSPARPSALDPAVAARLSRDPAGLVAAVVQQHDTGDVLMVGWMDDEALHRTLTTGRVTFWSRSRQEYWRKGDTSGHAQYVKSVALDCDGDALLVRVDQVGAACHTGARTCFEAGGPLAAVVGERPVATAGGAA encoded by the coding sequence GTGGCACAGCACCCTGCTCCCGACACCTCCCGCTCGCCCGCGCGGCCGTCCGCGCTCGACCCCGCCGTCGCCGCCCGGCTGAGCCGTGACCCGGCCGGCCTGGTCGCCGCCGTGGTGCAGCAGCACGACACCGGCGACGTCCTCATGGTCGGCTGGATGGACGACGAGGCGCTGCACCGGACGCTCACGACCGGCCGCGTCACGTTCTGGAGCCGCTCGCGGCAGGAGTACTGGCGCAAGGGCGACACGTCCGGTCACGCCCAGTACGTGAAGTCGGTCGCGCTGGACTGCGACGGCGACGCCCTGCTGGTCCGCGTCGACCAGGTCGGCGCGGCCTGCCACACGGGGGCACGGACGTGCTTCGAGGCGGGCGGCCCGCTGGCCGCCGTCGTGGGGGAGCGCCCGGTCGCGACCGCCGGGGGTGCGGCGTGA
- a CDS encoding ATP-dependent 6-phosphofructokinase, whose product MRVGLLTGGGDVPGLNAAIRAVVKRGEGEYGHSIIGFRNGWRGVVDGDIVPLTRNHIRNVLPIGGTLLGTARYHPHASNGGMDGVLATLEAERIEALICIGGDGTLHAASKVAEAGVKIVAIPKTIDNDVWGTDRSIGFDTAVEIATEALDRVHTTAESHNRVMIVEVMGRHAGWIAVTSGIAGGAEVVLAPEEPFDIDAVIKFLKHRHRAHANFSIVVVAEGAVPAEGTSMSYEAPVGQFGEIVAGAIGERVKAEIEQRTGFDTRVTVLGHVQRGGSPVPADRILGSRFGVAAIDAISRGESNVMTALRGEEVVLVPLPEIAGKVKHVPADLLRVARALA is encoded by the coding sequence GTGCGAGTCGGACTGCTCACCGGCGGCGGCGACGTCCCCGGCCTGAACGCCGCGATCCGGGCCGTGGTCAAGCGCGGCGAGGGGGAGTACGGGCACTCGATCATCGGGTTCCGCAACGGCTGGCGCGGCGTCGTCGACGGCGACATCGTGCCGCTCACCCGCAACCACATCCGCAACGTCCTGCCGATCGGCGGCACGCTGCTCGGCACGGCCCGGTACCACCCGCACGCCTCGAACGGCGGCATGGACGGTGTGCTGGCGACGCTCGAGGCGGAGCGCATCGAGGCCCTCATCTGCATCGGCGGCGACGGCACCCTGCACGCGGCGTCGAAGGTGGCCGAGGCCGGCGTCAAGATCGTCGCGATCCCCAAGACGATCGACAACGACGTGTGGGGGACCGACCGGTCGATCGGCTTCGACACGGCCGTGGAGATCGCCACGGAGGCCCTGGACCGGGTCCACACGACGGCCGAGTCGCACAACCGCGTCATGATCGTCGAGGTCATGGGCCGGCACGCCGGGTGGATCGCGGTCACGTCGGGCATCGCCGGCGGGGCCGAGGTCGTCCTCGCGCCGGAGGAGCCGTTCGACATCGACGCGGTCATCAAGTTCCTCAAGCACCGGCACCGCGCGCACGCGAACTTCTCGATCGTCGTCGTGGCGGAGGGCGCGGTGCCCGCCGAGGGCACGTCGATGTCCTACGAGGCGCCGGTCGGCCAGTTCGGCGAGATCGTCGCGGGCGCCATCGGCGAGCGGGTCAAGGCGGAGATCGAGCAGCGCACCGGCTTCGACACGCGCGTGACCGTCCTCGGGCACGTGCAGCGCGGCGGCAGCCCCGTCCCGGCGGACCGGATCCTCGGCAGCCGCTTCGGCGTGGCGGCCATCGACGCGATCAGCCGCGGGGAGTCCAACGTGATGACCGCGCTGCGCGGCGAGGAGGTCGTCCTGGTGCCGCTGCCCGAGATCGCGGGCAAGGTCAAGCACGTGCCGGCGGACCTCCTGCGGGTGGCCCGGGCCCTGGCCTGA
- a CDS encoding ABC transporter ATP-binding protein, protein MTAPQADALGGGAQLGVLGTLRRGVQVSPQLVQGLWLTFVLAVLAAAGKVVVPVAVQQVMDTGILAEGGPDVRRVVTLVTLAAVALLAGGLCSALVNVRLFRASEAGLAQLRVRAFRHVHDLSVLTQNTERRGSLVSRVTSDVDTISMFVQWGGIMLLVSTLQVAVATALMAVYSWQLTVLVWLCFGPLALALRPLQRRVNVAYTRVRERVGAMLGAVSEAVVGAETIRAYGVQRRVQRTVDGRIDATRDAMVRAQNTVAVVFSSGVLVANLVLAVVVVAGTALGAAGDLSVGRLLAFLFLVQLFTGPVQQATEVLNELQNAVAGWRRVLGIIDTPVQVADPGPRGVPSQRGPAQVELRGVGFAYPGGPPVLHDVDLSLPAGRSVAVVGATGSGKTTIAKLVTRLMDPTSGAVLLDGADLRTVSTDHLRRRVVMVPQEGFLFDSTLADNLLYGLRPGPDGATPDRAAAEPQLRAALEELGIADWAQELPSGLDTPVGQRGEALSAGERQLVALTRAYLADADLLVLDEATSAVDPATEVRIARALDSLTSGRSTITIAHRLSTAEAADLVVVVDAGRVVEVGPHEQLVARDGVYAAMHRAWVSQTR, encoded by the coding sequence ATGACCGCGCCGCAGGCCGACGCGCTCGGAGGCGGCGCGCAGCTCGGAGTGCTCGGCACCCTGCGGCGCGGCGTGCAGGTGTCGCCGCAGCTCGTGCAGGGGCTGTGGCTGACGTTCGTGCTCGCGGTGCTGGCCGCCGCGGGCAAGGTCGTCGTGCCGGTCGCCGTGCAGCAGGTCATGGACACGGGCATCCTCGCCGAGGGCGGTCCGGACGTGCGCCGGGTCGTCACGCTCGTGACGCTCGCCGCGGTCGCGCTGCTCGCCGGCGGGCTCTGCTCCGCCCTCGTCAACGTGCGCCTGTTCCGCGCGTCGGAGGCCGGGCTCGCCCAGCTGCGGGTCCGGGCGTTCCGGCACGTGCACGACCTGTCGGTGCTCACGCAGAACACCGAGCGCCGCGGCTCGCTCGTGTCCCGCGTGACGTCGGACGTCGACACGATCTCGATGTTCGTGCAGTGGGGCGGCATCATGCTGCTCGTCTCCACCCTCCAGGTCGCGGTGGCGACGGCCCTCATGGCCGTGTACTCGTGGCAGCTCACCGTGCTCGTGTGGCTCTGCTTCGGCCCGCTGGCGCTGGCCCTGCGGCCCCTGCAGCGCCGGGTGAACGTGGCGTACACGCGGGTGCGCGAGCGGGTCGGAGCCATGCTCGGCGCCGTGTCGGAGGCCGTCGTCGGTGCCGAGACCATCCGCGCCTACGGGGTGCAGCGCCGCGTGCAGCGCACGGTCGACGGCCGCATCGACGCCACGCGCGACGCGATGGTGCGGGCGCAGAACACCGTCGCGGTCGTGTTCTCCTCCGGCGTGCTGGTGGCGAACCTCGTGCTGGCGGTCGTCGTCGTGGCGGGCACCGCGCTGGGCGCGGCCGGCGACCTGAGCGTCGGGCGCCTGCTGGCGTTCCTGTTCCTCGTCCAGCTGTTCACCGGCCCGGTGCAGCAGGCCACCGAGGTGCTGAACGAGCTCCAGAACGCGGTCGCCGGGTGGCGGCGCGTGCTGGGCATCATCGACACGCCCGTGCAGGTGGCCGACCCCGGCCCGCGCGGCGTCCCGTCGCAGCGCGGCCCCGCGCAGGTCGAGCTGCGGGGCGTCGGCTTCGCGTACCCCGGCGGCCCGCCCGTGCTGCACGACGTCGACCTGAGCCTGCCCGCGGGCCGCTCGGTGGCCGTCGTCGGGGCGACGGGCTCGGGCAAGACGACGATCGCCAAGCTCGTCACGCGGCTCATGGACCCGACGTCCGGTGCGGTGCTGCTCGACGGCGCCGACCTGCGCACCGTCAGCACCGACCACCTGCGCCGCCGCGTGGTGATGGTGCCGCAGGAGGGGTTCCTGTTCGACAGCACCCTCGCGGACAACCTGCTGTACGGCCTGCGCCCCGGCCCGGACGGCGCGACGCCCGACCGCGCCGCCGCCGAGCCGCAGCTGCGCGCCGCGCTCGAGGAGCTCGGGATCGCGGACTGGGCGCAGGAGCTGCCGTCGGGCCTCGACACGCCCGTCGGGCAGCGCGGCGAGGCGCTGTCCGCGGGGGAGCGGCAGCTCGTCGCGCTCACCCGGGCGTACCTGGCGGACGCCGACCTCCTGGTGCTCGACGAGGCGACCTCGGCGGTCGACCCGGCGACGGAGGTCCGCATCGCACGCGCCCTGGACTCGCTCACCAGCGGCCGCAGCACGATCACCATCGCGCACCGGCTGTCCACCGCGGAGGCCGCCGACCTCGTCGTGGTCGTGGACGCCGGCCGGGTCGTGGAGGTCGGGCCGCACGAGCAGCTCGTGGCCCGGGACGGCGTGTACGCGGCGATGCACCGGGCGTGGGTCTCGCAGACGCGCTGA
- a CDS encoding methyltransferase domain-containing protein, producing MASAGYVDVPAGAVEGAGRRWWDANAGEYLDEHGSFLGDADFVWCPEGLREADARLLGDVAGRRVLEVGAGAAQCSRWLAAHGALAVATDVSGGMLRAAARLDRADRVAGGGAGGGAGAGERAASGAGRLSDAGPVDGARTPVPLVQADARALPFPDASFDAVFTAYGAIPFVPDAARVHAEAARVLRPGGRWVCSVTHPVRWAFPDDPGPRGLTADRSYFDRRPYVEQDDQGRVLYAEYHRTVGDHVADVVAAGLVLDALVEPAWPEGHDRTWGGWSPLRGAHLPGTLILVAHRPA from the coding sequence CTGGCGTCCGCCGGCTACGTCGACGTCCCCGCGGGCGCCGTCGAGGGCGCGGGCCGTCGCTGGTGGGACGCGAACGCCGGCGAGTACCTCGACGAGCACGGGTCGTTCCTCGGCGACGCCGACTTCGTGTGGTGCCCGGAGGGGCTGCGCGAGGCGGACGCGCGGCTGCTCGGCGACGTCGCCGGGCGACGGGTGCTCGAGGTCGGGGCGGGCGCGGCGCAGTGCTCGCGCTGGCTCGCCGCGCACGGGGCGCTGGCGGTGGCGACCGACGTCTCCGGCGGGATGCTGCGGGCCGCCGCGCGGCTGGACCGGGCCGACCGGGTCGCGGGCGGCGGCGCGGGCGGCGGCGCGGGTGCCGGTGAGCGGGCCGCGTCCGGTGCGGGCCGGCTCTCCGACGCCGGGCCGGTCGACGGCGCGCGCACCCCGGTGCCGCTCGTCCAGGCCGACGCGCGGGCGCTGCCGTTCCCGGACGCGTCGTTCGACGCCGTGTTCACCGCCTACGGCGCGATCCCGTTCGTCCCCGACGCCGCTCGGGTCCACGCCGAGGCGGCCCGGGTGCTGCGGCCGGGCGGCCGGTGGGTGTGCTCGGTGACGCACCCCGTGCGGTGGGCGTTCCCCGACGACCCGGGCCCGCGGGGCCTGACCGCGGACCGCTCGTACTTCGACCGGCGGCCCTACGTGGAGCAGGACGACCAGGGGCGCGTGCTGTACGCGGAGTACCACCGGACCGTCGGGGACCACGTGGCCGACGTCGTCGCGGCCGGCCTGGTGCTGGACGCGCTGGTCGAGCCCGCCTGGCCCGAGGGGCACGACCGGACGTGGGGCGGCTGGAGCCCGCTGCGCGGCGCGCACCTGCCCGGCACGCTGATCCTCGTGGCGCACCGCCCGGCCTGA
- the polA gene encoding DNA polymerase I, with translation MAYRAFFALPVDKFATSTGQPTNAVFGFVSMLANLLRDEEPTHVAVAFDAGRTTFRTEQYEEYKANRSASPEPFRGQVDVIKQVLATMHIPTLDKPGFEADDILATLARQGAAEGMDVLICSGDRDSLQLVNERVTVLYPVKGVSELARMTPEAVEAKYAVPPSRYPDVAALVGESSDNLPGVPGVGPKTAAKWITTYDGLQGVVAHVDQITGKAGESLRAHLDQVLLNRQLNRLLDDLELPLGPEDLAARPWDREALHTILDELEFRTLRDRLFAMLPGEGDGASDVAGPSEGPGMVTPVDGGLAAWLERHAGARTAVDVQGSASPAGGDAWGIALVVGDEAVAYDLAQIAPEDEAALGAWLADPAQPKVLHAAKEAWHALAGRGFALEGVEFDTELGAYLLQPDRRGYDLSDLAIGYLRRELGAVADDSGQGALDLDLEGSQEGARGAVRAAAVLDLVDVLGGQLADRGADHLLRDVELPLEGVLERMEHVGIAADAEYLSALEKEYDTAVQRAAAEAYDVIGREVNLGSPKQLQEVLFDQLEMPKTKKIKTGYTTDANALADLFARTGHPFLEHLLAHRDAIRLRQTVEGLLRSVAPDGRIHTTFQQTIAATGRLSSTDPNLQNIPIRTEAGRQIRRAFVVGAGYETLLTADYSQIEMRIMAHLSGDAGLIEAFTAGEDLHSYVGSRVFGVPTDQVSSAQRSKIKAMSYGLAYGLSSYGLSQQLKIDVAEASALMRDYFSRFGGVRDYLSGVADEARATGYTATILGRRRYLPDLTSDNRIRREAAERMALNAPIQGSAADIIKLAMLGVQRELDAQGLASRLLLQVHDELVLEVAPGEREAVEALVRAQMGSAYALDVPLDVSVGVGPSWHAAGH, from the coding sequence CAGGTCGACGTCATCAAGCAGGTCCTGGCGACCATGCACATCCCGACGCTCGACAAGCCCGGGTTCGAGGCCGACGACATCCTCGCGACGCTCGCGCGCCAGGGCGCGGCCGAGGGCATGGACGTGCTCATCTGCTCCGGCGACCGCGACTCGCTCCAGCTCGTCAACGAGCGGGTCACCGTGCTCTACCCCGTCAAGGGCGTGTCCGAGCTCGCGCGGATGACGCCCGAGGCGGTCGAGGCCAAGTACGCCGTGCCGCCGTCCCGGTACCCCGACGTCGCGGCGCTGGTCGGGGAGTCCTCCGACAACCTCCCGGGTGTGCCGGGCGTCGGGCCGAAGACGGCCGCGAAGTGGATCACGACGTACGACGGCCTGCAGGGCGTCGTCGCCCACGTCGACCAGATCACCGGCAAGGCGGGGGAGTCGCTGCGCGCGCACCTCGACCAGGTGCTGCTCAACCGCCAGCTCAACCGCCTGCTGGACGACCTGGAGCTGCCGCTCGGCCCGGAGGACCTGGCCGCGCGCCCGTGGGACCGCGAGGCGCTGCACACCATCCTCGACGAGCTCGAGTTCCGGACCCTGCGGGACCGGCTGTTCGCGATGCTGCCGGGCGAGGGCGACGGGGCGAGCGACGTCGCGGGCCCGTCCGAGGGCCCCGGGATGGTCACGCCGGTGGACGGCGGGCTGGCCGCGTGGCTCGAGCGGCACGCCGGCGCGCGCACCGCGGTCGACGTGCAGGGCTCGGCGTCCCCGGCGGGCGGCGACGCGTGGGGGATCGCCCTGGTCGTCGGCGACGAGGCCGTGGCGTACGACCTGGCGCAGATCGCCCCGGAGGACGAGGCGGCGCTCGGCGCCTGGCTGGCGGACCCCGCGCAGCCGAAGGTGCTGCACGCCGCGAAGGAGGCCTGGCACGCGCTGGCCGGCCGCGGGTTCGCGCTCGAGGGCGTCGAGTTCGACACCGAGCTGGGGGCGTACCTGCTGCAGCCGGACCGCCGCGGCTACGACCTGTCGGACCTCGCGATCGGCTACCTGCGGCGCGAGCTCGGCGCGGTGGCGGACGACTCCGGCCAGGGCGCGCTCGACCTCGACCTGGAGGGCTCGCAGGAGGGTGCCCGCGGCGCCGTCCGCGCGGCGGCGGTGCTGGACCTCGTCGACGTGCTCGGCGGGCAGCTCGCGGACCGCGGGGCCGACCACCTGCTGCGCGACGTCGAGCTGCCGCTCGAGGGCGTGCTGGAGCGCATGGAGCACGTCGGCATCGCCGCCGACGCCGAGTACCTCTCGGCGCTCGAGAAGGAGTACGACACCGCGGTGCAGCGCGCCGCCGCCGAGGCGTACGACGTCATCGGGCGGGAGGTGAACCTCGGCTCGCCGAAGCAGCTCCAGGAGGTGCTGTTCGACCAGCTCGAGATGCCGAAGACCAAGAAGATCAAGACCGGCTACACGACCGACGCCAACGCGCTGGCGGACCTGTTCGCCCGCACCGGCCACCCGTTCCTCGAGCACCTGCTCGCGCACCGCGACGCGATCCGGCTCCGGCAGACCGTCGAGGGCCTGCTGCGGTCCGTCGCACCCGACGGGCGGATCCACACGACGTTCCAGCAGACGATCGCGGCGACCGGGCGGCTGTCGTCCACGGACCCGAACCTGCAGAACATCCCGATCCGCACCGAGGCCGGCCGGCAGATCCGCCGGGCGTTCGTGGTCGGCGCGGGCTACGAGACGCTGCTGACGGCCGACTACTCGCAGATCGAGATGCGGATCATGGCGCACCTGTCCGGCGACGCCGGGCTCATCGAGGCGTTCACCGCGGGGGAGGACCTGCACTCCTACGTCGGCTCCCGGGTGTTCGGCGTGCCGACCGACCAGGTGAGCAGCGCGCAGCGTTCCAAGATCAAGGCGATGTCCTACGGCCTGGCGTACGGCCTGTCGTCGTACGGCCTGTCGCAGCAGCTCAAGATCGACGTCGCCGAGGCGTCGGCGCTCATGCGGGACTACTTCTCGCGGTTCGGCGGCGTGCGCGACTACCTGTCCGGTGTGGCCGACGAGGCGCGGGCGACCGGCTACACCGCGACGATCCTCGGCCGGCGCCGCTACCTGCCGGACCTGACGAGCGACAACCGGATCCGCCGGGAGGCCGCCGAGCGCATGGCGCTCAACGCGCCCATCCAGGGCAGCGCGGCCGACATCATCAAGCTGGCGATGCTCGGCGTGCAGCGGGAGCTCGACGCCCAGGGGCTCGCCTCCCGGCTGCTGCTCCAGGTGCACGACGAGCTCGTGCTCGAGGTCGCGCCCGGCGAGCGCGAGGCCGTCGAGGCGCTGGTACGCGCGCAGATGGGTTCGGCGTACGCGCTCGACGTGCCCCTGGACGTGTCGGTCGGCGTCGGCCCGAGCTGGCACGCCGCCGGCCACTGA
- the rpsA gene encoding 30S ribosomal protein S1 translates to MSISTPAKPGTPQVAVNDIGSAEDFLAAVDATIKYFNDGDIVEGTIVKVDRDEVLLDIGYKTEGVIPSRELSIKHDVDPGEVVKVGDEVEALVLQKEDKEGRLILSKKRAQYERAWGTIEKIKEEDGVVTGTVIEVVKGGLILDIGLRGFLPASLVEMRRVRDLQPYVGKEIEAKIIELDKNRNNVVLSRRAWLEQTQSEVRSTFLQTLQKGQVRPGVVSSIVNFGAFVDLGGVDGLVHVSELSWKHIDHPSEVVEVGQEVTVEVLDVDFDRERVSLSLKATQEDPWQAFARTHAIGQVVPGKVTKLVPFGAFVRVEDGIEGLVHISELAVRHVEIPEQVVQVGDDVFVKVIDIDLERRRISLSLKQANEGFDPTSEDFDPALYGMAAEYDEEGNYKYPEGFDPATNEWLEGYETQREAWEAQYAKAHERWEAHRKQVLDAVQADAEAASEGSSSSSSAPAGGSSSYSSAPAQEATGTLASDEALAALREKLTGN, encoded by the coding sequence ATGAGCATCTCCACCCCCGCCAAGCCCGGCACCCCGCAGGTCGCGGTCAACGACATCGGCTCGGCCGAGGACTTCCTCGCCGCCGTCGACGCCACCATCAAGTACTTCAACGACGGTGACATCGTCGAGGGCACCATCGTCAAGGTCGACCGCGACGAGGTCCTGCTCGACATCGGCTACAAGACCGAGGGCGTCATCCCGTCCCGCGAGCTGTCCATCAAGCACGACGTGGACCCGGGCGAGGTCGTCAAGGTCGGTGACGAGGTCGAGGCCCTCGTCCTCCAGAAGGAGGACAAGGAAGGCCGGCTGATCCTGTCCAAGAAGCGCGCCCAGTACGAGCGCGCCTGGGGCACGATCGAGAAGATCAAGGAGGAGGACGGCGTCGTCACCGGCACCGTCATCGAGGTGGTCAAGGGTGGCCTCATCCTCGACATCGGCCTCCGCGGCTTCCTGCCCGCCTCCCTGGTGGAGATGCGTCGCGTCCGCGACCTCCAGCCGTACGTCGGCAAGGAGATCGAGGCGAAGATCATCGAGCTCGACAAGAACCGCAACAACGTGGTCCTGTCGCGCCGCGCGTGGCTCGAGCAGACGCAGTCCGAGGTCCGCTCCACCTTCCTGCAGACCCTGCAGAAGGGCCAGGTGCGCCCCGGTGTCGTGTCCTCGATCGTCAACTTCGGTGCGTTCGTCGACCTGGGCGGCGTGGACGGGCTCGTGCACGTCTCCGAGCTGTCCTGGAAGCACATCGACCACCCGTCCGAGGTCGTCGAGGTCGGCCAGGAGGTCACGGTCGAGGTCCTGGACGTCGACTTCGACCGCGAGCGGGTCTCGCTGTCGCTGAAGGCGACGCAGGAGGACCCGTGGCAGGCGTTCGCCCGGACGCACGCCATCGGCCAGGTCGTCCCCGGCAAGGTCACCAAGCTCGTCCCGTTCGGTGCGTTCGTGCGCGTCGAGGACGGCATCGAGGGCCTGGTGCACATCTCGGAGCTGGCCGTGCGCCACGTCGAGATCCCGGAGCAGGTCGTGCAGGTCGGCGACGACGTGTTCGTCAAGGTCATCGACATCGACCTGGAGCGCCGCCGCATCTCGCTGTCGCTCAAGCAGGCGAACGAGGGCTTCGACCCGACCTCCGAGGACTTCGACCCCGCGCTGTACGGCATGGCGGCCGAGTACGACGAGGAGGGGAACTACAAGTACCCCGAGGGCTTCGACCCGGCGACCAACGAGTGGCTCGAGGGCTACGAGACCCAGCGCGAGGCCTGGGAGGCGCAGTACGCCAAGGCCCACGAGCGCTGGGAGGCGCACCGCAAGCAGGTCCTGGACGCCGTCCAGGCCGACGCGGAGGCCGCGTCGGAGGGCTCGTCGTCCTCCTCCTCGGCCCCGGCCGGCGGTTCGTCGTCCTACTCCTCGGCCCCGGCCCAGGAGGCGACCGGCACACTGGCGTCGGACGAGGCGCTCGCCGCGCTGCGCGAGAAGCTCACCGGCAACTGA
- a CDS encoding ABC transporter ATP-binding protein has product MGRGIASQPRTYVLAISTSAAFGALTVAVSRVLGWATDTVVVPALDGDPVARGRIWLAGGVLALVAVSLAAAVAGRRIFAGMGVADQQAMHRRAVTRQYLRLPMTWHRQHPTGQLLSNASADVEAATGVFNPLPFALGVVVMIGVAAVALLATDVWLAVAALVVLPVAVLANLVFQRRMSPAATRAQQLRAEVADIAHESFEAALLVKSLGTEDREERRFAERADRLRAANVRVGVVRAYFDPVIDMLPGVGTLLVLLVGVQRVAAGAVQTGDVVAAAYLLTLMAVPVRAFGWVLGELPRALVGHDRVARVVDAEGELLPGTRPLARAPQGASLRMSGVGVRVPGPDGPVDLLRDVDLDVAPGRVVAVVGPTGAGKTTLVSLVARLTDPTSGTVEVDGTDVRDLVPGDLTAQVVLVGQQTFVFEDTVRGNVTLCDADDPDAPGDDEVWAALRLARVDGVVKDLPGGLDAPLGERGSNLSGGQRQRLAIARALVRRPRLLVLDDATSAVDPRVEQGILTGLREHTGGAAGGPTVLLVAYRMSSVLLADEVVHVAGGRVVDRGTHAELLARDPGYRELATAYEQESERRAARRAEALEAELEAEEAEEELETELLVVEEQDEEEVR; this is encoded by the coding sequence ATGGGCCGCGGCATCGCGTCGCAGCCGCGCACGTACGTGCTGGCCATCAGCACGTCGGCCGCCTTCGGCGCGCTGACGGTCGCGGTGAGCCGCGTGCTCGGGTGGGCGACGGACACCGTGGTGGTGCCGGCGCTCGACGGCGACCCGGTCGCCCGGGGCCGCATCTGGCTGGCGGGCGGCGTGCTCGCGCTCGTGGCGGTCTCGCTCGCGGCGGCGGTCGCGGGTCGGCGCATCTTCGCGGGCATGGGCGTGGCCGACCAGCAGGCGATGCACCGGCGCGCCGTGACCCGGCAGTACCTCCGCCTGCCCATGACGTGGCACCGGCAGCACCCCACCGGCCAGCTGCTGTCCAACGCGTCGGCGGACGTCGAGGCCGCGACCGGTGTGTTCAACCCCCTGCCGTTCGCGCTGGGTGTCGTCGTGATGATCGGCGTCGCGGCCGTCGCGCTGCTGGCGACGGACGTGTGGCTGGCGGTGGCGGCGCTCGTGGTGCTGCCGGTGGCGGTGCTCGCGAACCTCGTGTTCCAGCGGCGGATGTCGCCGGCCGCGACGCGCGCGCAGCAGCTGCGGGCCGAGGTCGCGGACATCGCGCACGAGAGCTTCGAGGCGGCGCTGCTCGTGAAGTCCCTCGGCACGGAGGACCGGGAGGAGCGCCGGTTCGCCGAGCGCGCCGACCGGCTGCGGGCGGCGAACGTCCGCGTCGGCGTGGTCCGGGCCTACTTCGACCCGGTGATCGACATGCTGCCCGGCGTCGGCACGCTGCTGGTGCTGCTCGTGGGCGTCCAGCGCGTCGCGGCCGGGGCGGTGCAGACCGGGGACGTCGTGGCCGCCGCCTACCTGCTGACGCTCATGGCCGTCCCGGTGCGCGCGTTCGGGTGGGTGCTCGGGGAGCTCCCGCGGGCGCTCGTCGGCCACGACCGCGTCGCGCGGGTCGTCGACGCCGAGGGCGAGCTGCTCCCCGGGACGCGCCCCCTCGCGCGGGCGCCGCAGGGCGCGTCGCTGCGGATGTCCGGGGTCGGCGTGCGGGTGCCGGGGCCGGACGGGCCGGTCGACCTGCTGCGCGACGTCGACCTCGACGTGGCGCCCGGGCGCGTGGTCGCGGTGGTCGGGCCGACCGGTGCGGGCAAGACGACGCTCGTGTCGCTGGTCGCGCGGCTGACCGACCCGACCTCGGGCACCGTGGAGGTCGACGGCACGGACGTGCGCGACCTCGTGCCCGGCGACCTCACGGCGCAGGTGGTCCTGGTCGGCCAGCAGACCTTCGTGTTCGAGGACACCGTGCGCGGCAACGTCACGCTGTGCGACGCGGACGACCCGGACGCGCCCGGCGACGACGAGGTCTGGGCGGCCCTGCGGCTCGCGCGGGTCGACGGCGTCGTCAAGGACCTCCCGGGCGGGCTCGACGCCCCGCTCGGCGAGCGCGGGTCGAACCTGTCCGGCGGGCAGCGGCAGCGGCTGGCGATCGCGCGGGCGCTGGTCCGGCGCCCGCGGCTGCTCGTGCTGGACGACGCGACGTCGGCCGTCGACCCGCGCGTGGAGCAGGGGATCCTCACGGGGCTGCGGGAGCACACCGGGGGCGCGGCGGGCGGCCCGACGGTGCTGCTCGTCGCGTACCGGATGTCGTCGGTGCTGCTGGCGGACGAGGTCGTGCACGTCGCGGGCGGCCGGGTCGTCGACCGGGGGACGCACGCGGAGCTGCTCGCCCGCGACCCGGGGTACCGGGAGCTGGCGACCGCGTACGAGCAGGAGTCGGAGCGCCGCGCGGCCCGCCGCGCCGAGGCCCTGGAGGCGGAGCTCGAGGCCGAGGAGGCCGAGGAGGAGCTCGAGACCGAGCTGCTCGTGGTGGAGGAGCAGGACGAGGAGGAGGTCCGATGA